A genome region from Micromonospora inyonensis includes the following:
- a CDS encoding SDR family oxidoreductase has protein sequence MTGATGTIGQAVATRMCDDQTTVVLHFHRDRAGALALREKLLSRAADVVTVQADLSQPERVEALLDTVAERTGMPNVVVSNAAVLRPAAVHRVRMADWSTSLAVNLTAPLLLARRTVPAMAAHGWGRMVFVTSVAGLGGWPFQSGYASSKAGLIGLARTIAREVGRFGVTANAVAPGYVPSSMSATGGDRARTAALAATPMRRAGRAEEVAEAVAFLSSEGASYITGQVLAVDGGASL, from the coding sequence GTGACAGGTGCCACAGGCACGATCGGACAGGCCGTCGCGACCCGGATGTGCGACGACCAGACCACTGTCGTGCTGCACTTCCACCGGGACAGGGCCGGGGCGTTGGCGTTACGGGAGAAGCTACTGTCGCGCGCAGCCGACGTGGTGACCGTCCAAGCCGATCTCAGCCAGCCAGAGCGGGTGGAGGCGCTGCTGGACACGGTTGCCGAGCGGACCGGCATGCCGAACGTGGTGGTCAGCAACGCCGCCGTCCTGCGCCCCGCAGCCGTCCACCGCGTCCGGATGGCGGACTGGTCAACGAGCCTGGCGGTCAACCTGACGGCTCCCCTGCTGCTGGCCCGGCGTACGGTGCCCGCGATGGCAGCCCACGGCTGGGGCCGAATGGTCTTCGTCACGTCCGTCGCAGGCCTCGGCGGCTGGCCGTTCCAGAGCGGCTACGCCAGCTCCAAAGCCGGCCTGATCGGTCTGGCCAGGACGATCGCCCGTGAGGTGGGCCGCTTCGGCGTCACCGCGAACGCCGTCGCGCCCGGATACGTGCCGTCGTCGATGAGCGCCACCGGTGGCGACCGGGCGCGGACGGCTGCGCTGGCCGCCACCCCGATGCGGCGGGCCGGCCGCGCCGAGGAGGTCGCCGAGGCGGTCGCCTTTCTCAGTTCGGAGGGTGCCTCGTACATCACCGGCCAGGTGCTTGCCGTGGATGGAGGAGCCAGTCTGTGA
- a CDS encoding class I adenylate-forming enzyme family protein, with protein sequence MTTLRDRIEQVAAARPDRLAVLTSHDRLTYAELARRVDARAAAHRASAGARPRAAVLAGDAVEVAVEVAAAELAGVSLLLLDAAGPDAEHASVRAAFLAVDESSATSGLGLTTSGVGGRRKCVERPWATVISNAASFSHALDLDEDDVTLCTTPPHHSYAVCGGIVSALLAGASYLGMGPRIGPSGLARTVDELPVSVVLSVPLLYRWWAAGVPTSRRPRLCVSAGSALPATDRASWQAGVGWPLREHYGTSELGMLTLDRVGLPGSVGAAIDGVELAVRPGEEPEAGEVLARVAGPSPRLINAFAAAGTAAVRELSGWQPTGDLGRVDGTGALWLSGRRGTALNVAGNKVSATEVEEAIRGYGPILDCAVVGLATGGGPVRVCAFVEATDEFDRRALIAHLTAQLALYKVPTVVKRVERLPRSSSGKILRGALSPSSQY encoded by the coding sequence ATGACCACACTGCGCGACCGGATCGAACAGGTCGCCGCCGCCCGTCCGGACCGGCTGGCGGTGCTGACCAGTCATGACCGACTGACATACGCGGAGCTTGCCCGTCGGGTGGACGCCCGGGCGGCGGCCCATCGGGCCTCGGCCGGTGCCCGTCCCAGGGCGGCTGTCCTGGCGGGCGACGCGGTGGAGGTCGCGGTGGAGGTGGCCGCTGCGGAGCTGGCCGGGGTGTCGTTGCTGCTGCTCGACGCGGCCGGTCCGGATGCCGAACACGCATCGGTGCGTGCCGCGTTCCTTGCGGTAGACGAGAGTAGCGCCACGTCCGGGCTGGGACTGACCACGTCGGGGGTCGGCGGCCGCCGCAAGTGCGTCGAGCGCCCCTGGGCGACAGTGATCTCCAACGCCGCCAGCTTCAGCCATGCTCTCGATCTCGACGAGGACGACGTGACGCTCTGCACCACGCCCCCACATCACAGCTACGCCGTCTGCGGTGGAATCGTGTCCGCCCTGCTCGCCGGCGCCAGCTACCTGGGAATGGGGCCGAGGATCGGTCCCAGCGGCCTGGCTCGGACGGTCGACGAGCTGCCGGTGAGCGTGGTGCTGTCCGTCCCGCTGCTGTACCGGTGGTGGGCGGCGGGGGTGCCCACGTCACGTCGGCCCCGGCTCTGCGTCTCCGCCGGCTCCGCCCTACCAGCGACCGACCGGGCGAGCTGGCAGGCCGGCGTGGGCTGGCCGCTGCGGGAGCACTACGGGACCTCGGAACTCGGTATGCTCACGCTGGACCGGGTGGGTCTGCCCGGTTCCGTCGGGGCTGCCATCGACGGCGTCGAGCTGGCGGTACGCCCCGGAGAAGAGCCGGAGGCCGGTGAAGTACTGGCCCGGGTGGCCGGCCCCTCGCCTAGGCTGATCAACGCCTTTGCCGCAGCCGGCACGGCGGCCGTCCGGGAACTGTCCGGCTGGCAGCCGACCGGAGACCTGGGCCGAGTGGACGGCACGGGCGCACTCTGGCTGTCGGGCCGGCGGGGCACGGCCCTCAACGTGGCGGGTAACAAGGTCTCGGCCACCGAGGTCGAGGAGGCGATCCGGGGGTACGGTCCGATCCTCGACTGCGCGGTTGTCGGCCTGGCCACCGGCGGCGGCCCCGTCCGCGTGTGCGCCTTCGTGGAGGCGACGGACGAGTTCGACCGGCGTGCGCTCATCGCCCACCTCACCGCGCAGCTGGCCCTCTACAAGGTGCCGACCGTCGTGAAGCGCGTGGAGCGGCTGCCGCGCAGCTCATCCGGGAAGATCCTGCGGGGCGCGTTGTCACCGTCATCCCAGTATTGA
- a CDS encoding ACP S-malonyltransferase yields MTPQSIVEPYAVLFPGQGAQFPGMAQRWHDEVPAVRKLFSEAEALAGLPLRELLLTMARDAQVRTDWTQPCVFVASLAGWIALRERLARTGTGQPAYLLGHSLGHFTALVASGAVDLDAGLRLVRQRGEIMHRSGQRSPGEMLTVVGLPADEIAAMLEGEHGRKVYVAAVNGPDQVVLSGDRPGIAWAEATALARGAARTVPLAIGIAAHSPLMAEAQTEFAAELANLVIHPPRTPVVLNTTARPSTDPSAIRADLQLHMLEPVRWWESIRSLRDTGVQRFVDVGPGRTLCKVLSRYLPPEELLANDRRGGLEVLAR; encoded by the coding sequence GTGACACCACAATCCATCGTCGAGCCGTACGCCGTCCTCTTCCCTGGGCAGGGGGCACAGTTCCCGGGCATGGCACAGCGCTGGCACGACGAGGTGCCAGCTGTGCGGAAGCTGTTCAGCGAGGCGGAGGCGCTGGCCGGGCTGCCGCTGCGTGAGCTGCTCCTCACCATGGCGAGGGACGCCCAGGTCAGGACGGACTGGACCCAGCCCTGCGTATTTGTGGCCAGCCTCGCCGGCTGGATTGCGCTGCGGGAACGGCTCGCGCGGACCGGGACGGGACAACCGGCGTACCTGTTGGGACACAGCCTGGGACACTTTACGGCCCTGGTGGCGTCCGGTGCGGTCGATCTCGACGCGGGGCTGCGCCTCGTACGACAGCGGGGAGAAATCATGCACCGGTCCGGCCAGCGCAGTCCTGGCGAGATGCTGACCGTTGTCGGGCTGCCCGCCGACGAGATAGCGGCCATGCTCGAGGGCGAGCACGGACGAAAGGTGTACGTGGCCGCCGTGAATGGCCCGGACCAAGTCGTCCTCTCCGGAGACCGGCCGGGCATCGCCTGGGCCGAGGCGACGGCACTGGCGCGTGGCGCGGCGCGTACGGTGCCGCTGGCTATCGGCATCGCCGCCCACTCGCCGCTGATGGCCGAGGCGCAGACCGAGTTCGCCGCCGAGCTGGCCAATTTGGTGATCCACCCGCCGCGCACGCCGGTGGTGCTGAACACCACCGCCCGTCCCAGTACCGATCCGTCCGCCATACGGGCCGACCTGCAGCTGCACATGTTGGAGCCGGTGCGCTGGTGGGAGTCGATCCGGTCGCTGCGCGACACCGGGGTCCAGCGGTTCGTGGACGTGGGACCGGGACGCACGCTGTGCAAGGTGCTCAGCCGTTACCTGCCGCCGGAGGAACTGCTGGCCAACGACCGTCGAGGTGGACTTGAGGTGCTTGCGAGATGA
- a CDS encoding beta-ketoacyl synthase N-terminal-like domain-containing protein, with protein sequence MTERADAAALVREVLMGRVSGIDDPRLIAEDEPLALLGVDSVTLISLAADLQHRYGVTIEDEVVLAPNVSIASLAAALTGRPIEVPATDEIMVVGTGVVAPTGRSVEELWDALLTERAHRVDAPYPTSRRYRVGAVPGAPSDRLTAPDRLMELLVAVAEQALVGLDDTDRRTVHLVVGTTDTGGNALGDALDRKRPCGDALVATVADRAAQSLRVGGGATTVGSASASGAVALGHAQELLRAGEAEQVLVVGVDSVSASAFHGLAALRTLATDGCRPFSRDRKGIGVSEAAAAILLRGGVSQAGPAGAPSGRLAGYGASSWTTNLVAPESAGIELAVRRALAEAAIDVTDVAFVNTHGPGTRLGDTAEIQALRSVFGDRLPHTPLNSSKGLLWHCQGAAGVIESLVCLLCLEHGTVTPTTAGTPLDPAWSELDIVTSPRAVTGRYALSISCGLGGVNTALIWEAA encoded by the coding sequence GTGACGGAGCGTGCGGACGCGGCCGCGCTGGTCCGCGAGGTACTCATGGGCCGAGTCTCCGGCATCGACGATCCCCGGCTGATCGCCGAGGACGAGCCGCTGGCCCTCCTGGGTGTCGACTCGGTGACGCTGATCTCCCTCGCGGCGGACCTGCAGCACCGCTACGGAGTCACCATCGAAGACGAGGTGGTCCTCGCCCCGAACGTGTCCATTGCCTCACTTGCAGCCGCGCTGACCGGTCGACCGATCGAGGTTCCCGCAACGGACGAGATCATGGTGGTTGGGACGGGGGTGGTCGCGCCCACTGGGCGCAGCGTCGAAGAGCTGTGGGACGCGTTGCTCACCGAGCGCGCGCATCGGGTCGACGCGCCCTATCCGACGTCTCGCCGGTACCGAGTCGGGGCGGTGCCCGGAGCGCCATCGGACCGGCTGACCGCGCCGGACCGGCTCATGGAGCTCCTCGTCGCCGTCGCCGAACAGGCCCTGGTCGGTCTCGACGACACCGACCGGCGGACGGTCCACCTTGTGGTTGGCACGACCGACACCGGCGGCAACGCACTCGGCGACGCCCTCGACAGGAAACGTCCATGCGGGGATGCGCTGGTGGCCACCGTCGCCGACCGTGCGGCGCAGTCCCTGCGTGTCGGCGGCGGCGCCACCACCGTGGGCAGCGCGTCGGCCTCGGGGGCGGTGGCCCTGGGGCACGCCCAGGAGTTGCTGCGTGCGGGGGAGGCGGAGCAGGTGCTGGTGGTGGGTGTCGACTCCGTTTCGGCCAGCGCGTTCCACGGCCTAGCCGCGCTGCGTACGCTCGCCACCGACGGGTGCCGGCCGTTCAGTCGGGACCGCAAAGGGATCGGGGTGTCGGAGGCCGCGGCGGCCATCCTGCTGCGTGGCGGCGTAAGCCAGGCCGGGCCAGCCGGCGCCCCATCGGGCCGGCTGGCCGGGTACGGGGCGAGCAGCTGGACCACCAACTTGGTGGCTCCGGAGTCGGCCGGCATCGAGCTGGCGGTCCGCAGGGCACTCGCCGAGGCAGCCATCGACGTCACGGACGTAGCCTTCGTCAACACACACGGCCCAGGCACCCGACTGGGGGATACGGCGGAAATCCAGGCGTTGCGCTCGGTCTTCGGGGACCGACTGCCGCACACGCCCCTGAACAGCTCCAAGGGGCTGCTCTGGCACTGTCAGGGAGCAGCTGGCGTGATCGAGTCCCTCGTGTGCCTGCTCTGCCTGGAGCACGGCACGGTCACTCCCACCACCGCCGGCACCCCGCTGGACCCGGCCTGGTCCGAACTGGACATCGTCACGTCCCCGCGCGCCGTCACCGGCCGCTACGCGCTGTCGATCTCGTGTGGGCTCGGCGGCGTCAACACCGCGTTGATCTGGGAGGCCGCATGA
- a CDS encoding glycosyltransferase, whose amino-acid sequence MKARVLFFPWSAGGGAGYTGRGLAAAGRLGDGFVCAFGPSAVAQMVAEAGYPIVGLPGPEKRPERVPAFLPFANVERVYAVAARYYRTPVVTAHLRRDLAAIDEFRPDIVVTDMQPTAVLAARIRGLPVLSLADTDFLSSNPLAWMPWSAAAPSVLLPHPEALPVLNEVAAEHGLAPVGHVSELLWGDRVLVPSAPEVEPPVPPPAGHAEAVYVGPLYWDPPGAPYQPVRRSGTRHVYVSLGSGAMIGERALREVLAALDRPGVTVFLSAGMRPAAWMREFGNVEVGGFTGITGPIRWADLVFSHGGYSTVIAALAHGRPQLVLPSMSEQEANGRAFLAAHGAGLVARTSQADPVTGALVHQHRHGAETTDPVTPAAALARTVDEAFAEERLAHRAAYAQAALAREQAAADLPELFRSILG is encoded by the coding sequence ATGAAGGCCCGCGTCCTGTTCTTTCCCTGGTCCGCTGGAGGCGGCGCCGGCTACACCGGCCGAGGGCTGGCCGCCGCTGGGCGGCTCGGCGACGGGTTCGTGTGCGCCTTCGGGCCGTCGGCTGTGGCGCAGATGGTGGCTGAGGCGGGCTACCCGATAGTGGGCCTCCCTGGTCCGGAGAAGCGACCGGAGCGCGTTCCGGCGTTCCTTCCGTTCGCCAACGTCGAGCGAGTTTACGCGGTCGCCGCCCGGTACTACCGCACCCCGGTCGTCACCGCGCACCTGCGTCGCGACCTCGCCGCGATCGACGAGTTCCGGCCCGACATCGTGGTGACCGACATGCAACCCACGGCGGTCCTCGCGGCCCGGATCCGGGGACTGCCGGTGCTCTCCCTGGCCGACACCGACTTCCTTTCCTCGAATCCCCTCGCCTGGATGCCCTGGAGCGCTGCGGCGCCGAGCGTACTGCTGCCGCATCCCGAGGCGTTGCCGGTGCTCAACGAGGTGGCCGCCGAGCACGGCTTGGCCCCGGTCGGCCATGTGAGCGAGCTGCTCTGGGGCGATCGCGTGCTCGTGCCCAGCGCGCCCGAGGTGGAGCCGCCGGTGCCGCCGCCAGCCGGACACGCCGAGGCGGTGTACGTCGGACCGCTGTACTGGGATCCGCCCGGCGCGCCGTACCAGCCGGTCCGCCGGTCGGGCACCCGCCATGTGTACGTCTCCCTCGGCAGTGGGGCGATGATCGGCGAGCGGGCGTTGCGGGAGGTGCTGGCTGCCCTCGACCGGCCGGGTGTCACGGTCTTTCTGTCCGCAGGCATGCGACCGGCAGCGTGGATGCGTGAGTTCGGCAACGTGGAGGTAGGCGGGTTCACCGGGATCACCGGCCCGATCCGCTGGGCGGACCTGGTGTTCAGCCACGGCGGATACTCGACGGTCATCGCGGCTCTGGCACACGGCCGGCCGCAGCTGGTTCTGCCATCGATGTCCGAGCAGGAGGCCAACGGCCGCGCGTTCCTGGCGGCGCACGGAGCCGGGCTGGTGGCGCGCACCTCCCAGGCAGACCCGGTGACGGGTGCACTCGTCCATCAGCACCGGCACGGTGCGGAGACGACAGACCCCGTGACGCCCGCCGCCGCACTGGCACGTACGGTCGACGAGGCGTTCGCCGAGGAGAGGCTGGCGCACCGGGCGGCTTACGCCCAGGCAGCGCTAGCCAGGGAACAGGCGGCAGCCGACCTGCCGGAACTGTTCCGGTCAATACTGGGATGA